From one Haloferax marinisediminis genomic stretch:
- the dinB gene encoding DNA polymerase IV, whose protein sequence is MAEETLPGTQSDDEIDRIVLHVDMDCFYASCERLREPELVGEPVVVGMGYEPGEGHGAVATASYEAREFGVGSAQPISTALDKLPRRADVDPGDDPSGTGYYRTVDIDFYKSVAAEVKEILHDCADVVREVSIDEAYLDVTDRTAWDVAPSGNRTLAEGYARYVKQRIAREVGVTASIGVAPNMSTAKIASDFDKPNGLVVVRPGEVQSFLAPIPVEEVHGVGPVTARKMAELDIETAGDLAAADPATLESQFGSRGRELHERARGSDDRRVTPTGRPKSLSRESALTEPTAEMEDKREVVRALAADVADRAQSRGAMYRTIGIKVVVPPFDINTRARSLPGPVDDPDLVESVALELLDAEFADERVRKLGVRVSNLSFASADQSSLDGWESDAATTSDEQADSESERTAASDSARSDERSSSEPRRKRRGQSSLVEFD, encoded by the coding sequence ATGGCGGAGGAGACGCTTCCGGGGACGCAATCGGACGACGAGATCGACCGTATCGTCCTCCACGTGGACATGGACTGTTTCTACGCGTCCTGTGAGCGCCTCCGCGAGCCCGAACTCGTCGGCGAACCGGTCGTCGTCGGCATGGGCTACGAACCCGGCGAAGGCCACGGTGCCGTCGCAACCGCGAGTTACGAAGCCCGTGAGTTCGGTGTCGGGAGTGCGCAACCAATCTCGACGGCCCTGGATAAACTGCCGCGCCGCGCAGATGTCGACCCGGGCGACGACCCGTCCGGGACGGGGTACTACCGTACCGTCGACATCGACTTCTACAAATCCGTCGCGGCAGAGGTCAAAGAGATTCTCCACGACTGCGCCGACGTCGTCCGCGAAGTGAGTATCGACGAGGCGTACCTCGACGTGACCGACCGGACGGCGTGGGACGTCGCCCCGTCGGGCAACCGGACGCTGGCCGAGGGCTACGCTCGGTACGTCAAACAGCGCATCGCTCGCGAGGTGGGCGTGACGGCGTCCATCGGCGTCGCACCCAACATGTCCACCGCGAAAATCGCCTCAGACTTCGACAAACCGAACGGCCTCGTCGTCGTCAGGCCCGGTGAGGTTCAGTCATTTCTCGCACCGATTCCTGTCGAGGAGGTCCACGGCGTGGGACCCGTCACGGCCCGCAAGATGGCAGAGTTGGATATCGAGACGGCGGGTGACCTCGCAGCGGCCGACCCGGCCACACTCGAATCACAGTTCGGGTCGCGTGGCCGCGAACTCCACGAACGAGCACGCGGCTCCGACGACCGGCGCGTCACCCCGACGGGGCGACCAAAGAGTCTCTCCAGAGAGTCTGCGCTCACCGAACCCACTGCCGAGATGGAAGACAAACGCGAGGTGGTCCGTGCGCTCGCGGCCGACGTGGCCGACCGTGCACAGTCACGTGGAGCGATGTACCGGACGATTGGCATCAAAGTCGTCGTCCCGCCGTTCGACATCAACACCCGGGCGCGGTCGCTCCCCGGCCCCGTCGACGACCCCGACCTCGTCGAATCAGTGGCACTGGAGTTACTCGACGCTGAGTTCGCCGACGAGCGAGTCCGCAAACTCGGTGTGCGCGTCTCGAACCTCTCGTTTGCGTCGGCAGACCAGTCGAGCCTCGACGGATGGGAGTCTGACGCGGCGACGACGTCGGATGAGCAGGCTGACAGCGAGTCGGAGCGTACTGCGGCCAGCGATTCTGCGAGGAGCGACGAACGCTCGTCGTCCGAACCACGACGAAAACGTCGCGGACAGTCGTCGCTCGTGGAGTTCGATTGA
- a CDS encoding helicase HerA domain-containing protein, giving the protein MTDSDTETISVAEISDGPGGVGAEDPGTTVDLPVVDILTGRGFITGKSGSGKSNTASVLIENLLSSNFPVLIVDTDGEYYGLKQEFELLHAGADDECDIQVSPEHAERLATLALEQNVPIILDVSGYLDDAAADELVTEVAKHLFAKEKKLKKPFLMLIEECHEYIPEKGGMDEAGKMLIKIGKRGRKHGLGVVGISQRPADVKKDFITQCDWLVWHRLTWRNDTKVVGRILGSEYADAIEDMGNGEGFLVTDWSESIRRVQFHKKQTFDAGATPGLDDFERPDLKSVDGNLVSDLKEISDEKERRESEIADLRQQLEKKEAKIRQLERELEEARDLSRMADQFAQAMFQKAEAPYRGGEGRNLNRPEEKQAALGEYGAADDEDDSPKVATPDDVARAVENADDTDSESRPYPRPPLEAPDGPPWPTHGFDVPTGTEGDSGDDDAWEAAANMGDFEPADLQPAPGAENRRDVVDRMTAIVNALGEVHHGMLAHYREYGISDPLAAHVAAGETGDQHLAYGRNRSLRRAGFIRHAGRGQYEYALPDLVSDEYADLLDAEELAETVAAIEASFVDEEREDAAAE; this is encoded by the coding sequence ATGACGGATTCGGACACGGAAACGATCTCGGTCGCCGAGATCAGTGACGGACCAGGGGGAGTGGGCGCAGAAGACCCGGGGACGACTGTCGACCTTCCAGTGGTCGACATTCTCACCGGACGAGGGTTCATCACGGGGAAGTCCGGGTCTGGCAAGTCGAACACGGCGTCGGTGTTGATAGAGAATCTGCTGTCGTCGAACTTTCCGGTGCTCATCGTCGACACCGACGGAGAGTACTACGGTCTCAAACAGGAGTTCGAACTCCTGCACGCGGGCGCGGACGACGAGTGCGACATTCAGGTGAGTCCCGAACACGCCGAACGACTCGCGACGCTCGCACTCGAACAGAACGTCCCGATAATCCTCGACGTGTCGGGCTATCTCGACGACGCGGCGGCGGACGAGTTGGTGACCGAAGTCGCAAAGCACCTCTTCGCTAAAGAGAAGAAACTCAAGAAGCCGTTTTTGATGCTCATCGAGGAGTGCCACGAGTACATCCCGGAGAAGGGCGGGATGGACGAAGCGGGCAAGATGCTCATCAAAATCGGCAAGCGCGGGCGGAAACACGGCCTCGGCGTCGTCGGCATCTCGCAGCGCCCCGCCGACGTGAAGAAAGATTTCATCACGCAGTGTGATTGGCTGGTCTGGCACCGACTCACCTGGCGGAACGACACGAAAGTCGTCGGCCGCATCCTCGGGTCGGAGTACGCCGACGCCATCGAGGACATGGGCAACGGCGAGGGCTTTCTCGTCACCGACTGGTCCGAATCTATCCGTCGCGTGCAGTTCCACAAGAAGCAGACGTTCGACGCGGGTGCGACACCCGGCCTCGACGACTTCGAACGTCCCGACCTGAAGTCGGTCGACGGAAACCTCGTCTCCGACCTGAAAGAGATATCCGACGAGAAGGAGCGTCGCGAGAGCGAAATCGCCGACCTTCGCCAACAACTCGAAAAGAAGGAGGCGAAGATTCGACAGCTCGAACGCGAACTCGAAGAGGCGCGTGACCTCTCACGGATGGCCGACCAGTTCGCTCAAGCGATGTTCCAGAAAGCCGAGGCTCCCTACCGCGGCGGGGAAGGGCGCAATCTCAACCGTCCCGAAGAGAAGCAGGCCGCACTCGGCGAGTACGGTGCTGCAGACGACGAGGACGACTCCCCGAAGGTTGCGACCCCGGACGACGTCGCCCGTGCTGTCGAGAACGCCGACGACACGGACAGCGAGTCACGGCCGTACCCACGACCACCGCTCGAAGCGCCAGACGGTCCTCCGTGGCCAACACACGGGTTCGACGTACCGACTGGGACAGAGGGTGACTCGGGAGACGACGACGCGTGGGAGGCCGCCGCTAATATGGGCGACTTCGAACCTGCAGACCTGCAACCCGCACCGGGTGCCGAAAACAGACGTGACGTCGTCGACCGGATGACCGCCATCGTGAACGCGCTCGGCGAGGTCCACCACGGGATGCTCGCTCACTACCGCGAATACGGTATCTCGGACCCACTCGCAGCACACGTTGCGGCGGGTGAGACGGGCGACCAGCACCTCGCCTACGGTCGCAATCGCTCACTTCGCCGGGCGGGATTCATCCGCCACGCCGGCCGCGGCCAGTACGAGTACGCCTTGCCCGACCTCGTTAGCGACGAGTACGCGGACCTCTTGGATGCCGAGGAACTCGCAGAGACAGTCGCCGCTATCGAAGCGTCGTTCGTCGACGAAGAACGTGAAGACGCCGCCGCCGAGTAA
- the tpiA gene encoding triose-phosphate isomerase: MFILVNLKAYPCDPIEVATAARDVAEESGVRIAVSPQAADISRVADTGVETWAQHVDPNDYGSHTGSTLAEAVAEAGAVGTLINHSEKRMKLADIDGSVQAAERAGLETCVCANNPAQIGAVSALGPDSVAVEPPELIGGDVSVATADPGIVTDAVDSAANVDEDVDVYCGAGISTGDDVVTAEELGASGILLASGVAKADDPRAALEDLVSGL, translated from the coding sequence GTGTTCATCCTAGTCAACCTCAAGGCGTACCCGTGCGACCCCATCGAAGTAGCGACTGCCGCGCGCGACGTCGCCGAGGAGTCCGGCGTCCGCATCGCAGTGTCGCCCCAGGCGGCCGACATCTCGCGCGTCGCCGACACCGGCGTCGAGACGTGGGCACAGCACGTCGACCCGAACGACTACGGGAGTCACACCGGAAGCACGCTCGCCGAAGCAGTCGCCGAGGCGGGTGCAGTCGGGACACTCATCAACCACTCCGAAAAGCGGATGAAACTCGCCGACATCGACGGGTCGGTTCAGGCGGCCGAACGCGCCGGACTGGAGACCTGTGTCTGTGCGAACAACCCCGCCCAGATTGGCGCTGTCTCCGCACTCGGACCTGACTCTGTCGCCGTCGAACCGCCGGAACTCATCGGCGGCGACGTCTCTGTCGCGACTGCAGACCCCGGCATCGTCACCGACGCCGTCGACTCCGCAGCTAACGTCGACGAAGATGTCGACGTGTACTGTGGCGCTGGCATTTCCACTGGCGACGACGTCGTGACCGCAGAAGAACTCGGTGCGAGCGGTATCCTCCTCGCGTCCGGTGTCGCCAAGGCCGACGACCCGCGCGCGGCCCTCGAAGACCTCGTCTCCGGACTGTAG
- a CDS encoding multiprotein bridging factor aMBF1, giving the protein MPQCEMCGSNQASLKTVKVEGAELQLCDNCAQFGTEVRTESTSSASSKYSTSSSSGKAKRSSGSSSSSSSKTRRRRDMFDDMDEIATDYDSRIRQARESRGMSQEELASSLNEKASLIRKLERGDIMPPDTVRKKIERKLDISLVEGESDDDSEWSGGGSTTTTLGDVVKRKD; this is encoded by the coding sequence ATGCCTCAGTGCGAGATGTGTGGCTCCAACCAAGCCTCTCTGAAGACTGTGAAGGTCGAAGGCGCAGAACTGCAACTGTGCGATAACTGCGCCCAGTTTGGCACGGAGGTCCGCACCGAGTCGACTTCCAGTGCGAGTTCGAAGTACTCTACTTCCTCGTCGAGTGGGAAGGCCAAACGCTCGTCTGGGTCGTCTTCGTCCTCGTCGTCGAAGACGCGCCGACGCCGCGACATGTTCGACGACATGGACGAGATTGCCACCGACTACGACTCCCGTATCCGACAGGCGCGCGAGTCGCGCGGGATGAGTCAAGAAGAACTCGCCAGCTCGCTCAACGAGAAGGCGAGTCTCATCCGCAAGCTCGAACGCGGCGACATCATGCCGCCGGACACTGTCCGCAAGAAAATCGAGCGCAAACTCGACATCTCGCTGGTCGAAGGCGAGAGTGACGACGACTCCGAGTGGTCTGGCGGCGGCAGCACGACGACCACGCTGGGCGACGTCGTCAAGCGCAAAGACTGA
- a CDS encoding CDP-alcohol phosphatidyltransferase family protein, producing MTLDQYRDTADKLLAPFVSAADTAGLSPNGVSVIAFGFAVAAGVAFSIADPLWYGLGALFVFLNGWLDLVDGALAREQGVSSKAGDMLDHVLDRYADIVVLVGLAAGIDSFGLGLLAVTGVLMTSYLGTQIQAVGLGRAYGGLVGRADRLALIGIVGFASAFYTGTLGGFTLVGWLLIFFAIIGHFTALQRFWGAWSDLT from the coding sequence ATGACGCTAGACCAGTATCGCGACACGGCAGACAAACTCCTCGCACCGTTCGTCTCGGCGGCCGACACCGCAGGACTGTCGCCCAACGGCGTGAGCGTCATCGCCTTCGGCTTCGCCGTCGCCGCGGGTGTCGCCTTCTCAATCGCCGACCCGTTGTGGTACGGACTGGGCGCACTCTTCGTCTTCCTCAACGGTTGGTTGGACCTCGTCGACGGCGCACTCGCCCGCGAACAGGGCGTCTCTTCGAAGGCCGGCGACATGCTCGACCACGTCCTCGACCGCTACGCCGACATCGTCGTCCTCGTCGGCCTCGCCGCCGGCATCGACTCGTTCGGCCTCGGCCTCCTCGCCGTCACTGGTGTCCTCATGACGTCGTACCTCGGGACGCAGATTCAAGCAGTCGGCCTCGGGCGGGCCTACGGCGGCCTCGTCGGCCGTGCCGACCGACTGGCACTCATCGGTATCGTCGGGTTCGCGTCGGCGTTCTACACCGGCACACTCGGCGGGTTCACGCTCGTCGGTTGGTTGTTGATTTTCTTCGCCATCATCGGCCACTTCACCGCACTCCAGCGGTTCTGGGGTGCGTGGAGCGACCTGACGTAA
- a CDS encoding adenylate kinase family protein, whose product MRLVVTGTPGTGKTTATDLVADELDAAVVHLNQLVKDEDLWTERDEDRDTLVVDLDAVRDRLGAWDGIVESHLAHHLDADRVVVLRCRPDVLEDRLLERGESEAKARENRESEALDVILGEAVEFHGEDAVYEIDTTDRDPQAVADEIVAVAEDEREPSAGTVDFIEYL is encoded by the coding sequence GTGAGACTCGTCGTCACTGGCACGCCCGGAACCGGGAAGACCACCGCGACCGACCTCGTCGCCGACGAACTCGACGCTGCGGTCGTCCACCTCAACCAACTCGTGAAAGACGAGGACCTCTGGACCGAACGCGACGAGGACCGCGACACGCTCGTCGTCGACCTCGACGCCGTCAGAGACCGACTCGGTGCGTGGGACGGCATCGTCGAGAGCCACCTCGCCCACCACCTCGACGCCGACCGTGTCGTCGTGCTTCGCTGCCGGCCGGACGTGCTCGAAGACCGCCTCCTCGAACGTGGGGAATCCGAAGCGAAAGCACGCGAGAACCGTGAATCCGAAGCACTCGACGTTATCCTCGGGGAAGCAGTCGAGTTCCACGGCGAAGATGCCGTCTACGAGATAGACACGACCGACCGCGACCCACAGGCGGTGGCCGACGAAATCGTCGCCGTCGCCGAAGATGAGCGCGAACCGTCAGCAGGAACCGTCGACTTCATCGAATACCTATGA
- the hisC gene encoding histidinol-phosphate transaminase, with amino-acid sequence MQPRDLSAHAPYVPGRGTEEVARELGMDPEDLTKLSSNENPHGPSPKAIAAIEDAASTVSVYPKTAHTDLTETLADKWDLDPAQVWVSPGADGSIDYLTRAMLEPGDDILEPSPGFSYYSMSARYHHGDAVQYEVSKADDFEQTAAAVLDAYDGERMVYLTTPHNPSGSVLPREELVELAESVEEHTLLVVDEAYGEFSDEPTAIDLLSEYDNIAVLRTFSKAYGLAGLRIGYTCVPEEWADAYARVNTPFAASEVACRAALAALDDPDHVEKSVESAKWARQYLRDELDVPTWESAGNFVLAEVGDATAVSEAAQREGVIVRDCGSFGLPECIRISCGTETQTKHAVEVLNRILSEVPTA; translated from the coding sequence ATGCAACCACGGGACCTCTCCGCGCACGCTCCCTACGTACCCGGCCGCGGGACAGAGGAGGTCGCCCGCGAACTCGGGATGGACCCCGAGGACCTGACGAAACTCTCCTCGAACGAGAACCCGCACGGCCCGAGTCCGAAGGCTATCGCGGCCATCGAAGACGCCGCATCGACGGTGAGCGTCTATCCGAAGACCGCTCACACCGACCTGACGGAGACCCTCGCCGACAAGTGGGACCTCGACCCCGCACAGGTCTGGGTCTCTCCCGGTGCCGACGGGTCTATCGACTATCTGACCCGCGCGATGCTCGAACCCGGTGACGACATCCTCGAACCGTCGCCCGGCTTCTCGTACTACTCGATGAGCGCTCGCTACCACCACGGCGACGCCGTCCAGTACGAGGTGTCGAAAGCCGACGACTTCGAGCAGACTGCGGCCGCAGTGCTCGACGCCTACGACGGCGAACGCATGGTCTACCTGACGACGCCGCACAACCCGTCGGGGTCTGTCCTCCCGCGGGAGGAACTCGTCGAACTCGCAGAGTCGGTCGAAGAGCACACGCTTCTCGTCGTCGACGAAGCGTACGGCGAATTTTCGGACGAACCGACAGCCATCGACCTGCTTTCGGAGTACGACAACATCGCCGTGCTTCGAACGTTCTCGAAGGCGTACGGCCTCGCCGGCCTCCGAATCGGCTACACCTGTGTCCCCGAGGAGTGGGCCGATGCCTACGCCCGGGTGAACACACCGTTCGCTGCGAGCGAGGTGGCCTGTCGTGCCGCCCTCGCCGCACTCGACGACCCCGACCACGTCGAGAAGTCGGTCGAGTCAGCGAAGTGGGCCCGCCAGTATCTCCGCGACGAACTCGACGTTCCGACGTGGGAGAGCGCCGGCAACTTCGTCCTCGCGGAAGTCGGCGACGCGACTGCCGTCTCCGAGGCCGCCCAGCGAGAAGGCGTCATCGTCCGCGACTGCGGGAGTTTCGGCCTCCCCGAGTGCATCCGCATCTCGTGCGGCACTGAAACGCAGACGAAACACGCCGTCGAGGTACTCAACCGAATTCTCTCGGAGGTGCCCACAGCGTGA
- a CDS encoding substrate-binding domain-containing protein yields the protein MLRRRFIRSVGAAGALGLAGCLGGDDRQGGDGVALSGGRSDPAGGSDTDGGARSSDLTLATATTAYDTGLLDVLHDGFTEKFGVRVKTLVQGTGAALRTAADGDADVVITHARSAEDEFIEAGHGINRRDLMHNDFLVVGPDDDPAGIERVGNDPVAAFEAIASSDSLFLSRGDNSGTHIREQTLWERCGSSPSGRWYQATGDGMGDTLRQASRRGAYTLVDRGTYYVMSDSTSLVEFVEGPLGGGPDLLRNEYAVIPTNPARHDVNYSLAMAYVGYLTGREGQRIIREFGETTLFVPDALDDDPPFDQYQPESDDE from the coding sequence ATGCTGAGGCGACGATTCATCCGGTCAGTCGGCGCGGCAGGCGCACTAGGGCTCGCTGGGTGCCTCGGCGGCGACGACCGTCAAGGAGGTGACGGTGTGGCGCTCAGTGGAGGCCGAAGCGACCCCGCGGGCGGTTCCGACACGGACGGCGGCGCTCGTTCCAGCGACCTGACGCTCGCGACGGCGACGACGGCCTACGATACGGGTCTCCTCGACGTTCTCCACGACGGGTTCACAGAGAAGTTCGGCGTGCGGGTCAAGACGCTCGTTCAGGGGACTGGCGCGGCGCTTCGGACCGCCGCAGACGGCGATGCAGACGTCGTCATCACACACGCCCGGAGTGCAGAAGACGAGTTCATCGAGGCCGGCCACGGTATCAACCGCCGTGACCTGATGCACAACGACTTCCTCGTCGTCGGCCCAGACGACGACCCGGCCGGCATCGAACGCGTCGGGAACGACCCCGTGGCGGCCTTCGAGGCCATCGCGTCGTCCGACTCGCTGTTTCTCTCTCGGGGCGATAACTCGGGGACCCACATCAGAGAGCAGACGCTGTGGGAGCGCTGTGGTTCCAGCCCTTCTGGCCGATGGTATCAGGCAACCGGCGACGGCATGGGCGACACGCTCAGACAGGCGAGTCGCCGCGGTGCGTACACCCTCGTCGACAGAGGCACCTACTACGTGATGTCGGACTCGACGTCGCTCGTCGAGTTCGTCGAAGGGCCACTCGGTGGGGGGCCGGACCTGCTCCGAAACGAGTACGCCGTCATCCCGACGAACCCCGCCAGACACGACGTGAACTACTCGCTGGCGATGGCCTACGTCGGGTATCTCACCGGCCGTGAGGGACAACGAATCATCCGTGAGTTCGGCGAGACGACGCTGTTCGTCCCGGACGCGCTCGACGACGACCCACCGTTCGACCAGTACCAACCGGAGTCTGACGACGAGTGA
- a CDS encoding GMC family oxidoreductase, with the protein MANEHDRTPVEDADVCIVGAGPAGGIVAHRLAESGARVVVLEAGPRFDGDRREQLERHIRPGLGGPWEMGGPRDEFSSTGESFYPLNAARVKGVGGSTLHWQGMVMRLHERDFDLASRHGVGVDWPISYSDLKPYYASAERELGVAGAVDNPYAPPRDDPYPLPAFPPSHSDSIFAEACERLEIDMHSVPSARNSEPYDGRSPCVGYGTCKPVCPSGAKYTAESHIEKAEAAGARVIDHARVRRLEHDESGARVVAASYTTPDGETHRQEAAQFVVACGGVENVRLLLLSDSAQYPDGLANSSGVVGRYFMEHLFAGMGGRLDRPTRQNHVGFNTSETHQFYDDTDPVNGLKLEFLNYAGPSPVIDALHADTWGDELRTQLDDAYGTHIAMGALVEQLPREDNYVTLDTETTDDLGDPVPEVHWSVDDQTKAALARANEIQASVLDELGVEAEWTVGPENTGPAFHHMGTTRMGDDPDTSVVDAECQTHDLQNLWIAGSSVFPTGGAMNPTLTIAALSVRLAESLRRRIV; encoded by the coding sequence ATGGCTAACGAGCACGACCGAACACCCGTCGAAGACGCAGACGTCTGTATCGTCGGTGCAGGTCCCGCAGGCGGTATCGTCGCCCACCGACTCGCCGAGTCGGGTGCACGCGTGGTCGTCCTCGAAGCAGGTCCGCGGTTCGACGGCGACAGGCGTGAGCAACTGGAGCGCCACATCCGGCCCGGACTCGGAGGCCCGTGGGAGATGGGTGGCCCACGAGACGAGTTCTCGTCGACAGGTGAGTCGTTCTACCCACTGAACGCCGCACGTGTGAAGGGTGTCGGCGGGAGCACACTCCACTGGCAAGGGATGGTCATGCGACTCCACGAGCGCGACTTCGACCTCGCGTCGCGCCACGGCGTCGGCGTCGACTGGCCCATCTCGTATTCCGACCTCAAACCGTACTACGCCAGCGCAGAGCGTGAACTGGGGGTCGCGGGGGCAGTCGACAATCCGTACGCTCCGCCTCGGGACGACCCGTACCCTCTGCCAGCGTTCCCACCGTCACACTCCGATTCTATCTTCGCCGAAGCCTGCGAGCGCCTCGAAATCGACATGCACTCGGTCCCAAGCGCTCGCAACTCCGAGCCGTACGATGGCCGGTCGCCGTGTGTGGGCTACGGAACGTGCAAACCGGTCTGTCCGTCAGGGGCGAAGTACACCGCCGAGTCGCACATCGAGAAGGCTGAAGCGGCGGGTGCACGCGTCATCGACCACGCCCGCGTTCGCCGTCTCGAACACGACGAATCGGGAGCGCGCGTCGTCGCCGCGTCGTACACCACGCCCGACGGGGAGACACACCGACAGGAAGCAGCCCAGTTCGTCGTCGCCTGTGGCGGCGTCGAGAACGTCCGACTGCTCTTGCTCTCTGACTCTGCCCAGTATCCCGATGGCCTCGCAAACTCGTCGGGCGTCGTCGGTCGGTACTTCATGGAGCACCTCTTTGCCGGTATGGGCGGTCGGCTCGACAGACCGACCAGACAGAACCACGTCGGATTCAACACCAGCGAGACACACCAGTTCTACGACGACACCGACCCCGTCAACGGCCTCAAGTTGGAGTTTCTCAACTACGCTGGCCCGTCACCGGTCATCGACGCCCTCCACGCCGACACGTGGGGTGACGAGTTACGAACCCAGTTAGACGACGCGTACGGAACACACATCGCGATGGGCGCACTCGTCGAACAACTCCCGCGCGAAGACAACTACGTGACCCTCGACACGGAGACGACCGACGATTTAGGAGACCCAGTTCCGGAGGTCCACTGGTCGGTGGACGACCAGACGAAGGCCGCTCTCGCCCGCGCGAACGAGATTCAGGCGTCGGTGCTGGACGAACTGGGCGTCGAAGCGGAGTGGACCGTCGGTCCAGAGAACACCGGTCCGGCGTTCCACCACATGGGGACAACCCGAATGGGCGACGACCCCGACACGAGCGTCGTCGACGCCGAGTGCCAAACGCACGACCTGCAGAACCTGTGGATTGCGGGGTCGAGCGTCTTCCCGACGGGCGGGGCGATGAATCCGACGCTCACCATCGCCGCGCTGTCGGTTCGTCTCGCCGAGTCGCTTCGGCGACGAATCGTGTAA
- a CDS encoding gluconate 2-dehydrogenase subunit 3 family protein — protein MRLTRRDALAVLAGLGVVGSGAVAVDRFDPPTAETGGTEGSDERPTTAILPTMVAAGEVVFPSETSGVSTFVETYVYGRVSDEERETQMREAVGELDGAARDWYGAPFSDLSVEERDSLLRELGVATADPVPDGTISERIRFHVVNELLYAFYASPTGGRLVGIENPIGHPGGTESYQRAAMEMPADDEESDDG, from the coding sequence ATGCGACTGACGCGACGGGACGCGCTCGCGGTTCTCGCCGGACTCGGTGTCGTCGGCAGCGGAGCAGTCGCCGTCGACCGGTTCGACCCACCGACGGCAGAGACAGGTGGAACTGAAGGAAGCGACGAACGCCCGACGACTGCCATCCTGCCGACGATGGTCGCCGCAGGCGAAGTCGTCTTTCCGAGCGAAACGAGTGGTGTCTCGACGTTCGTTGAGACGTACGTCTACGGGCGTGTGAGCGACGAGGAACGTGAGACACAGATGCGGGAGGCTGTCGGCGAACTCGACGGCGCCGCACGCGATTGGTACGGTGCACCCTTTTCAGACCTCTCTGTCGAGGAGCGAGATTCGCTCCTGCGTGAACTCGGTGTGGCGACTGCCGACCCGGTGCCAGATGGAACCATCTCCGAACGAATCCGGTTCCACGTCGTGAACGAACTGCTCTACGCGTTCTACGCCTCGCCGACCGGCGGTCGCCTCGTGGGCATCGAGAATCCAATCGGGCACCCCGGCGGAACAGAAAGCTACCAACGCGCGGCGATGGAGATGCCCGCGGACGACGAGGAATCAGACGATGGCTAA
- a CDS encoding fumarylacetoacetate hydrolase family protein has protein sequence MHHVRFRDPAGAVRQGEWHGDSVSFGGETYDLGEVDVLPPSEPTKVVCIGRNYAKHAEERDEEVPDRPLLFLKPPNAVASHGDTVTLPAGKENVEHEAELAVVIGEQCRNVSAEDAESVIAGYTIMNDVSNRDDQDIESNWVRGKAFDGAAPLGPVLADPDHLPEDARISLRVNGETRQDSSIEHLIFSIPELIAEITTYLTLEPGDVISTGTPEGVGPLEDGDHVEVEIEGVGVLEHDVRQD, from the coding sequence ATGCACCACGTTCGGTTTCGTGACCCAGCAGGCGCAGTTCGACAGGGCGAATGGCACGGCGATTCGGTTTCCTTCGGCGGCGAGACGTACGACCTCGGCGAAGTCGACGTCCTCCCACCGTCAGAACCGACGAAAGTCGTCTGTATCGGTCGCAACTACGCCAAGCACGCCGAAGAGCGCGACGAGGAAGTCCCAGACCGACCACTGCTCTTCCTCAAACCGCCGAACGCCGTCGCAAGTCACGGTGATACGGTGACGCTCCCCGCTGGCAAGGAGAACGTGGAACACGAGGCCGAACTGGCCGTCGTCATCGGCGAGCAGTGCCGAAACGTGTCGGCTGAAGACGCCGAATCGGTCATCGCTGGCTACACTATCATGAACGACGTGTCTAACCGCGACGACCAGGACATCGAGTCGAACTGGGTTCGCGGCAAGGCGTTCGACGGCGCGGCACCACTCGGCCCGGTCCTCGCCGACCCGGACCACCTCCCCGAAGACGCACGCATCTCGCTTCGCGTAAACGGTGAGACGCGGCAGGACTCCAGCATCGAACACCTCATCTTCTCCATTCCGGAACTCATCGCCGAGATTACGACGTATCTGACGCTCGAACCCGGTGACGTCATCTCGACGGGGACGCCCGAAGGCGTCGGCCCACTGGAAGACGGGGACCACGTCGAAGTCGAAATCGAAGGCGTCGGTGTCCTCGAACACGACGTGCGACAGGACTGA